GTTACGACGCATCACGACCTCGCGCAGGAGCGCCTCATAGGCGGCTCGATCCTCGAAGTCCCGGTGGCCGCGCAGCATCAGTGCCTGGTCGACAGCCTCCTTCAGATAGCGGTGGGATGATTCCACACTGCCGTTCTCGTGGCCCAGGCCGCGGTTGTTACGGGTGCCGGTCATCCCATAGTGGTCCAGCAGGGCTTCGTAGCGCGTTGTGAAGTCCTCCTGCTCCTTCAGGTTCTTGAACGCCGCCGAGAGGCTGTCGGTGCGATGTTCTCGCGGGCAGCCGCCGGCCTGCCAGAGCGCGTTCTGCAAGCCCGAGGACAGCGCCTCGAAGCTCTCTCCGCCTTCAACCACTTGGGCGTACTCCCAGCGCGAGAACGCGAACACGAAGTGATACAGGCGGTGAGGGAATGGAACGCCGGAGATGGTGATGCCCAGCGCCTGCATATCGGTGAAGTCCGACAGTGCCCGGATCCCCGGCGCGTGTTCCTGTGGGAAGAAGACTTCTTTGGCCGGTCCAGACACAGCCCGCCACTTGCTGATGCGCCGTTCGAGCGTGCGGCGCATGCTGTCAGGGTATTGGTCGGGATGGTCGTCCTGGAGCTTGCGCAGAATGGTGATGGCTTGCAGGCGCGGCTCGCTAGCAAGCATCGGCACGACCTCGGTGTCCCAGACCTCGACGAATGGATCGGGCCGCGAGCGCCAGTAACGGCGGGGCTTCTGCGAAGGCAGTTGGCTATCACGTTCGATACGCCGGGCACTGCGCACACTGATGCCGGCCTTGGCAGCGGCAATCTCCTGGGTATGCTGTTTGCGTTTGGACATGTAGAGGCTAACCTGTTGGTCGGTAATACGGGTTCCAGACATGGACTGACCGCTTATTGATGCGATCAGCCATCGTAGAACCCGGCCAACTCGGCGCCGCCGGTGGCGGAAACTCTCCGGCGGCTACGCCGCCTCCGAGTTCCCGCCACCGGCCAAGATGTTTGTCGCTACGCCGGACAAAATGATTGTCGCCGCCCAGCCAGGTCGCGCCGCCGTCCCGGCTCTCGAAGATTTGCGTGCCGACCGAGAGGAAAATCACGTTGCCTTCGTCGGGAGAGGCTGCCAGTGAACATAAGCCTGCCGGCTCTGCACCACCACCAATGAAGGTGGCCGCATTGTCGGTGGAGCGCAGGTGCCCCTCGTCACCGCAGATGTCGACAACACCGTGGTGGACGATGACGCTCCACACTCGCATGCCCCCATAGGCTGGCGTGGGATCAATGTAGCGCCACGTGACGCCAGCATCGGTGCTGGTCGCCAGACCGCAGCTTGTGCCCACGTAAATCGTGTTCGCATTCGCGGGGTCAAACGCAATACCGAAAGCCTCGGGCTCCGTCCTGTCCACTGCGAATCGGCAATCACTCGCACTGGGGCGCGCGGTGGGAGGAACTGTCCACGTGGTGCCGCCGTCCCGACTGACGCTGATCCCGGAGTCCGGGGTCGTCTTGCCGTCGAACCGCGAGGTAGCAACGAGGATCGTGGGATTATTCGGACTGAACTTCACATCCCAGACTGCCTGCGCGCGGTGCCCGGGAACATATACCCAGTTGCGCCCGCCGTCGGTCGTTCGATACAGGCCGCCCCATTCGCTGGCCGCAAAGTAGATCTGGTTGTTGGTGGGATGCGCGCCAAGTTTGTTGACGCGCCCCCCCGCTAGCACTGTTTGCATCGGACGTGTGGCGGTCCGAATTGAGTGGGCTGATGTTGTCGATCCGCCAATTGACCTGCGCTTGGGCCACAGGGGAGCCCTGCGATCAATGCAACGCCGAAGGCGGCAATCGCCCTCCGCACACGCTGCCTGAATGGGCTACACCGCACATGTCTTCTTTGTTGTTCGCTCCCCTGCAAGGCGGCAGCAGACTGACCTTCACGCATGATCGCCTCCCCCATTTACGTTGCGATTTTTACCGCGGATTGCTTGACCGCAGGGCGCCTGGTGACAGACGCGAACCCCTTTATGTCTTCGACAAGCCGCCCTTACCTCGGCTGCACGAAATCGGCAGGGCAGACCGGTACTCGGCATACGTTCTCCGCCGCCGTCATGGTTTCGGCATCGCGCTCGTGCACGACGCGCACGCCATAGGTAAGCCCAGGTTGCATGCCTTCGATCACCACGGTGCGCTGAGGGTGCTCCCGCGCGCTTTCGACCCCCTGGGCGACCACGCGCATCTGCTCAAGCCCTCCAGTGCGAGCGTCGCGCTGGAGGGCTTCCTGGAGATCCGCGGGCAAAGTTGCCTGCGCCGAAGGCAGGACGAGCACCTGCCGCAGGCGCTGTGGAGTCAGCGCCGGATCACGGGGCACGATGCGGTTCGCCTGCACCTTGTGGAAGACAGCAGGGTTCACGAGATGTCGTAGGCGCTCCACGTCGAGGCCAGTTAGCGATAGAGCGGCGCGCATGGCTGACCGAGTCGTAGGCTTTCAGGTAGACCTCCTCGTATTTGACGCTGCGCCAAAGGCGTTCGACGAACACGTTGTCGCGCCAACTGCCCTTGCCGTCCATCGACAGTCGGATGCCGCGGTCGAGCACAGCGTCTGTGAACCCCGTCGCGGTGAACTGGCTGCCCTGGTCGGTGTTGACGATCTCCGGCGTGCCGTATTTCGCAAAGGCCTCCTCCAGCGCCTCGACAGCATGGCAGCTCTCCAGAGTGATCGCCACCCGGTGGGCCAGTACTTTGCGGCTCGCCCAGTCCACCACCGCCATCAGATACACGAAGCCCCGCGCCATCGGAATGTAGCTCGTGTCCAGCGCCCACACCTGGTTGGCGCGATCGATCGTCCGGTCGCGCAGTAGGTATGGCCAGATCTTGTGCGCCGCATGCTTGCGGCTCGTGTTGGGGCGACGGTACAGCGCCTCGATGCCCATGCGCTTCATCAGCGTGCGCACGTGCCGGCGGCCGACCGGGATGCTCTCCCGTCGCAACAGGCGGGCCAGCATGCGTGCGCCCGCGAAGGGATGCTCCAGATGCAGTTCGTCGATCCGGCGCATCAGCCTCAGATCCGCGTCGCTGATTGGACGCGGCTGGTAGTAGACGCTCGATCGGGAAATGTCGACCAGCTTGACCTGGCGGCTCACCGGCAGCGGGTGATCGCGGTCAATCATCGCTTTCCGCTCAGCAATCCCGCCTTGCCGAGCGCGTGCTCTAAAAAATCGTTCTCCAGTGTCAATTGGCCTATCTTTGCATGCAGCGCCTTCACGTCCACCGGCGGCTCGGCCGCAGTCTTGGTTTTGCCGCCGCCGAACACGTCCGCGGCGTGCTCCGCCAACTGTTGCTTCCACTCCGTGATCTGGCTCGGGTGCACGTCATACTGCTGGGCCAATTCCGCCAGCGTCTTGTCGCCCTTGAGCGCGGCCATGGCCACCTTGGCCTTGAAGGTTGCCGAGTGGGTCCGTCTGCTTCGTTTCGTCATCTTCTGGATCCTTTATGCCCGCCATTATGGCCGGCTCAGGCCCCAGCTCTTCCACTTAACCGACTGTCCGAATTTCCGCCGCCACCTGTGACACCTATCTCCGCACCTTGCTCATACACGGCGCCAGATCCGTGGTCACTCGAGGTGCGGGAACCGCCTGGCTCGACGAATTGCTCAAGCGACGTCCCTTCAACGTCGCGGTCGCTGCGGTAGCTAACAAACTCGCCAGGACCATCTGGGCAGTATTGGCCAGGCAAGGGAGATATGAGGCACACCTGCCCATAGCTGCATCATAGCCTCCCAAGCGGATACACCAGGACTGATCAACCCTTCTCAAGGAGCGCAAGCAATGATCGCATGATGGCTAACAGGTTGGACCGGGACGAGGAAGACCCGATAGGGAACGTGAGCCGCAAGGCTCGATAATCAGCTGGGTGCGGATTTCGGTGAAGGTGATCAGCGGTTTCGGCGAACGTGATCAGGGAAGGAAGGTGGTACTGCGCGGTCAGGAGATTGTAGCGTAGGTGATCACGATGCCCGTTTCTTGGCGTCGGTTGCCGTGCGCTTGCGCATGGATTCGCCTTTGAGCGCCACCTTGTGCGCCTGGTGGACCAGCCGGTCCAGGATGGCGTCAGCCAGCGTCGGATCATTCAACCACTGGTGCCAATGCTCGATCGGGAGCTGGCTTGTCACGATGGTCGAGCGGGTACCGACGCGGTCGTCCAGAACTTCCAGCAGATCGCCGCGAGCGCTTTCAGAAGGCTCCTGTAGGCCCCAGTCGTCCAGCACCAGAACATCGATGCGTGCGAGTTGCGCCAGGCGGCGCGTAAAGCTCCCGTCGCCGTGGGCGATCTGCAGTTCCTCGAACAGTCGAGGCACCCGCAGATAGAGAGCAGAGAATCCCTGTCGACAGGCCTGCTGAGCAAACGCACAGGCCAACCAGGACTTGCCGGCACCGGTCGCCCCGGTCAGGATGAGGCTCTGAGCGTTGCGGATCCAGTCGCAACTGGCCAGGGTAGCGACCAGCCGCTGATCAAGGCCGCGACTGCCGTCATAGACCACATCCTCGAGGCATGCCTGGGTGTGCTTGAGCTTGGCCGAGCGCAGCAGCCGCTCCAGGCGCCTGGTGTCGCGCCAAGCAATCTCCCGGTCGACCAGCATGGAGAAGCGTTCTTCGAACGGCAGGCTGGAACTGGCGGTCAGGGCAGACTGTTCCTCGAAGGCCCGCGCCATCCCGTCGAGCTTGAGGCCTTGAGCTGGCCGACGGTGTGTTGCATCAGCATAGTTTTCCTAATGGTAGTAGTCGGGTCCGCGCACGTTGTCGTGCATGGGGGAATGCCACTCGGTTTGCGATACCGGCAGAGTGGCTTGCCGGTCCAGATGGTTTTCAAGGATGGAGACCACAGACTTACGCGTGAGCGAGCCAATGGCGACGGCGCGAGCGCAAGCGGCTTCGAGCCGCTCCTTGCTGTACTTCTTGGCCAGACTCAGCAGACCCAGGCAGGCGCGATAGCCCATCTCGGGATGGCTCTTGTGGGTGAGCTGGTATTCGACGATGACGGCGACGTTGGGCCCAATCGAGGCTGCCCAGTTGAGCAGCCGGCCGGGCGTCCATTCGAGGTGCGCGCGGTGGGCCACCGGCATGTGTTCCTTGACCGTGCTGTGGCTGCCCTTGCGGGTATTGCGCGCGTGCAGCGCCACCCGTTTGCCACCGTACAGGATCTCGATGGTGTGGCGGGTTACGCGAGCCTCGACCGCCTTTCGCACCAGGGCATGCGGCACGCTGTAGTAGTGACCGTCGATCTCGACGTGGTAGTCGACGTTGACGCGGCATTGTTTGAACGTTGCAACTTCGTAGCGCCGCGGCGGCAGCGGTCGCAACACTGGCCGGTCCAACCGCTCGAACCACTCCCGGCGCGTGCCAGGCAGCTTCTTGAACGGTCGGTCATTCAGGTCGGCGACGAGCTTCTTGATGGCCTTGTTGAGCTCGCCCAAGCTGTAAAAGCGATGGTTGCGCAGCCGCGCCAGGATCCACCGCTCGACGATCAGCACGCCGGTCTCGACCTTGGCCTTGTCTTGCGGTTTGCGCGGCCGTGCCGGCAGCATGGCCGTGCCGTAGTGATGAACGAAGTCTTCTGCAGTTCGGGACAGCACTGGCTCGTATCGGTCAGGGCGAGCCACCAGCGCGCGCGGGTTGTCCGGCACAAGCAGCTCAGGCACGCCGCCGGCGAATTCCATCGCACAGACCATTCCCCCGATCCAGTCGGCGGTGGTCTGCCCCCGGGTGGCGCACGCGTATGTGTAATTCGACGCGCCAAGCACAGCGACGAAGATGCTGGCTTCAAACGCAAGGCCGCCTTCCGGGTCCAGAATCGGCACCATCTGACCTGCGAAGTCCGCAAACAGCTTCTCGCCGGCGCGGTGCTGCTGGCGCATGGACCGCTTGAGTGTCGCTGCCCAGTCCCGGTAACGGCAGCAGAACTGCGTGTATTGGTAAATGGGGACCCCGGGATTCGCGTCCAGGTATTCCTCCCACAGCAACTGCAGTGTCACGCCCTTGCGGCGCAGCTCGCGGTGCAGGT
The Cupriavidus taiwanensis genome window above contains:
- a CDS encoding WD40/YVTN/BNR-like repeat-containing protein, giving the protein MQTVLAGGRVNKLGAHPTNNQIYFAASEWGGLYRTTDGGRNWVYVPGHRAQAVWDVKFSPNNPTILVATSRFDGKTTPDSGISVSRDGGTTWTVPPTARPSASDCRFAVDRTEPEAFGIAFDPANANTIYVGTSCGLATSTDAGVTWRYIDPTPAYGGMRVWSVIVHHGVVDICGDEGHLRSTDNAATFIGGGAEPAGLCSLAASPDEGNVIFLSVGTQIFESRDGGATWLGGDNHFVRRSDKHLGRWRELGGGVAAGEFPPPAAPSWPGSTMADRINKRSVHVWNPYYRPTG
- the istB gene encoding IS21-like element ISRme9 family helper ATPase IstB, translating into MARAFEEQSALTASSSLPFEERFSMLVDREIAWRDTRRLERLLRSAKLKHTQACLEDVVYDGSRGLDQRLVATLASCDWIRNAQSLILTGATGAGKSWLACAFAQQACRQGFSALYLRVPRLFEELQIAHGDGSFTRRLAQLARIDVLVLDDWGLQEPSESARGDLLEVLDDRVGTRSTIVTSQLPIEHWHQWLNDPTLADAILDRLVHQAHKVALKGESMRKRTATDAKKRAS